In Bacillus sp. SB49, a single window of DNA contains:
- the queG gene encoding tRNA epoxyqueuosine(34) reductase QueG, which translates to MDYQQLKDEVIAYSKEIGIDKIGFAAADVFGELKARLIRQEELGYQSGFEKGSAEERTEPSRLLPGAQSILSIALAYPSKMKDAPKSRKGERRGLFCRASWGQDYHDVLRDRLQKLGEFLKQKVPDAELKMMVDTGELSDRAVAERAGIGFSGKNCAVITPEFGSYVYLGEIVTNIPFAPDEPVDDSCGDCSICVDACPTDALVQGGQLNAQRCIAFLTQTKDFLPDEFRTVIGNRLYGCDTCQTVCPKNRKKDFHNHEEFEPDPEVVKPKLVPLLSISNREFKNTYGSISGSWRGKKPIQRNAILALAHYRDETAVPELIRLMKEDPRPVIRGTSAWALGKIGTEDGREEILKAMEKEENDQVRVEMEKGLQFEKL; encoded by the coding sequence GTGGATTATCAACAGCTGAAAGACGAAGTCATCGCATACAGCAAAGAAATAGGCATTGATAAAATAGGCTTCGCTGCAGCAGACGTGTTCGGCGAACTGAAGGCACGCCTGATCCGTCAGGAAGAGCTCGGCTATCAGTCCGGATTTGAGAAAGGAAGCGCAGAAGAGCGGACGGAACCGAGTCGCCTTCTCCCGGGGGCACAATCGATCCTGTCGATCGCCCTGGCCTATCCTTCCAAAATGAAAGACGCTCCGAAAAGCAGAAAGGGAGAGCGAAGAGGCCTTTTCTGCCGCGCCTCCTGGGGACAGGATTACCATGATGTACTGCGCGACCGCCTGCAGAAGTTAGGGGAATTCCTTAAACAGAAAGTGCCCGACGCCGAACTGAAGATGATGGTGGATACGGGGGAACTTTCCGACAGGGCTGTGGCAGAGCGGGCCGGTATAGGCTTCAGCGGGAAGAACTGCGCCGTCATCACTCCGGAGTTCGGCTCATATGTATATTTAGGAGAAATAGTTACTAATATCCCTTTTGCCCCGGATGAACCGGTGGACGACAGCTGCGGGGACTGTTCCATCTGCGTGGATGCATGTCCGACCGATGCTCTCGTGCAGGGCGGGCAGTTGAATGCCCAGCGGTGTATCGCTTTCCTTACGCAGACGAAGGATTTTCTTCCGGATGAATTCCGAACAGTGATCGGCAATCGCCTCTATGGATGCGATACCTGTCAGACGGTCTGTCCGAAGAACAGAAAGAAAGATTTTCATAACCATGAAGAATTCGAGCCGGACCCTGAAGTTGTGAAACCAAAATTGGTTCCGCTCTTATCCATTTCCAATCGAGAATTCAAGAATACCTATGGTTCTATATCAGGATCCTGGAGAGGTAAAAAACCTATTCAGCGTAATGCTATCCTCGCGCTCGCCCATTACCGGGATGAGACGGCCGTTCCGGAGTTGATCCGATTGATGAAGGAAGATCCACGTCCGGTGATCCGGGGGACATCTGCCTGGGCACTCGGCAAGATTGGAACAGAGGACGGCAGGGAAGAGATCCTTAAGGCAATGGAGAAAGAAGAGAACGATCAGGTACGGGTGGAAATGGAGAAAGGGCTCCAATTTGAGAAACTATAA
- a CDS encoding methylated-DNA--[protein]-cysteine S-methyltransferase: MNHQSFLYHDTFETPLGAVTVLANDEGVCRIDYGKYEDRTAFYQTWKRKHFLKGELVYDPEQTYVAQTREELQEYFAGRRSEFQVPLQCYGTDFQRQVWRTLHHQIPYGETRSYKDIASYIHAPKAIRAVGGAVNQNPFSIVVPCHRVIGSNGKLVGYAGGIDKKEKLLELEREHHSVTEHRSG; encoded by the coding sequence ATGAACCATCAGTCTTTCTTATATCATGACACATTCGAGACTCCTTTAGGTGCTGTTACAGTACTTGCGAATGATGAAGGGGTCTGCCGCATTGATTATGGCAAATACGAAGATCGGACCGCATTCTATCAAACTTGGAAAAGGAAGCACTTTCTCAAAGGGGAGTTGGTCTACGACCCTGAGCAAACATATGTGGCACAGACGAGGGAGGAACTCCAGGAATATTTTGCAGGCAGGCGTTCGGAATTCCAGGTACCTCTCCAATGTTACGGTACGGACTTTCAACGGCAGGTCTGGCGGACGCTGCACCACCAGATCCCTTATGGAGAAACACGTTCCTATAAGGACATCGCCTCCTATATCCACGCCCCGAAAGCGATCCGGGCTGTCGGAGGTGCTGTTAACCAAAATCCATTTTCTATCGTGGTCCCGTGTCACCGGGTCATTGGAAGTAACGGGAAACTCGTAGGGTATGCGGGTGGAATAGATAAGAAAGAGAAGTTATTAGAGCTCGAACGAGAGCACCATTCCGTAACGGAACATAGAAGCGGCTGA
- a CDS encoding amidase domain-containing protein, whose amino-acid sequence MSAVHLLQRYWERIMDRLFDQNEEEWLRKKVDALEAGGKSLRRVTFELKPYHRAAYDKEVCLDYLLHVSMLVKDGPRTYLEEGIYEGRSRFSKGEWLDHRIRTERPGTDSLTSALEFSHSREREESRFTYDRRAAVRYADRWWDSYNPAYRHFDVDCTNYVSQCLRAGGAPMHGSPARSKGWWYGSGTWSYSWTVAHALRWYMSGARKGLTATEVSSADQLSPGDIICYDFQGNGRFDHNTIVTRKDASGMPLVNAHTSNSRHRYWAYEDSTAYTPSIQYKFFRIDG is encoded by the coding sequence ATGAGTGCTGTTCATTTATTACAGCGGTACTGGGAGAGAATCATGGATCGCCTGTTTGACCAGAACGAAGAAGAGTGGCTGAGAAAGAAAGTCGACGCATTAGAAGCGGGTGGGAAGTCGCTGCGACGGGTTACATTTGAACTGAAACCGTACCACCGGGCCGCCTACGACAAGGAGGTCTGTCTTGATTATTTGCTGCACGTCTCCATGTTGGTGAAGGACGGACCGCGAACTTACTTGGAAGAAGGAATATACGAGGGAAGAAGCAGATTCTCTAAAGGGGAGTGGCTGGATCATCGAATCCGAACGGAGCGCCCGGGTACGGATTCCTTAACATCCGCTTTGGAATTCAGTCATTCAAGGGAGAGGGAGGAGAGCCGTTTTACGTACGACAGAAGAGCAGCCGTGCGCTACGCGGACAGGTGGTGGGACAGCTATAACCCGGCTTACCGGCACTTTGATGTCGATTGCACCAATTATGTATCTCAGTGTCTGCGGGCCGGTGGTGCCCCTATGCATGGCTCGCCTGCAAGAAGTAAGGGATGGTGGTATGGAAGTGGGACATGGAGCTACAGCTGGACGGTCGCTCATGCGCTGCGCTGGTATATGAGTGGTGCGCGGAAAGGATTGACGGCTACGGAAGTATCATCAGCCGATCAGCTGTCGCCGGGGGATATCATCTGCTATGATTTCCAGGGGAACGGGCGCTTTGATCATAATACGATCGTAACAAGGAAGGATGCGAGCGGTATGCCGCTCGTCAATGCCCATACATCCAACAGCCGACATCGTTACTGGGCCTATGAAGATTCTACCGCCTATACCCCGTCAATCCAGTACAAATTTTTCCGAATTGACGGATGA
- the trmL gene encoding tRNA (uridine(34)/cytosine(34)/5-carboxymethylaminomethyluridine(34)-2'-O)-methyltransferase TrmL, with amino-acid sequence MPNHIVLFEPEIPANTGNIARTCLATNTELHLIRPLGFSTDDKMLRRAGLDYWHKVNVHYHDSIKELYEAYPEAEFYYIENFGTKSYADFDFSSPEKDWMFVFGKETTGIPKDLLEGLEDRCLRIPMTGEVRSLNLSNTASIILYDALKQQGYPNLIK; translated from the coding sequence ATGCCGAACCATATTGTTTTATTTGAACCGGAGATTCCGGCTAATACCGGTAATATTGCAAGGACCTGCTTAGCGACAAATACAGAACTTCATTTGATCCGTCCGCTTGGTTTCTCAACAGATGATAAGATGCTTCGCCGGGCCGGTTTGGACTACTGGCATAAGGTGAACGTCCACTATCATGATTCCATTAAAGAATTGTACGAGGCTTATCCGGAAGCGGAATTTTATTACATTGAAAATTTCGGAACGAAGTCGTATGCCGATTTCGATTTCAGCAGTCCGGAGAAAGATTGGATGTTCGTATTCGGGAAAGAAACGACAGGCATACCGAAAGACCTCCTTGAGGGATTGGAAGATCGCTGCCTGCGCATCCCTATGACAGGGGAAGTTCGTTCTTTGAATTTATCGAACACCGCCTCCATCATTTTATACGATGCGTTGAAGCAGCAAGGCTATCCAAACTTGATCAAATGA
- the lipA gene encoding lipoyl synthase has product MAKDQEYIRKPDWLKIKINTNKSYTGLKKLMREKKLNTVCEEARCPNIHECWSERKTATFMILGDTCTRGCRFCAVKTGLPNELDWGEPERVAESVEIMGLKHVVVTAVARDDLNDGGAAVFAETVKAIRRRVPGCTVEILPSDMKGDYESLHTLMAGEPDIFNHNIETVRRLTKKVRARAMYDRSLELLRRVKEIRPNTPTKSSIMVGLGETKEEIIQAMDDLLENNVDIMTIGQYLQPTKKHLNVERYYHPDEFEELKQIALDKGFRHCEAGPMVRSSYHADEQVNSTSAQRRIKYMKGYESQGKELDTTNF; this is encoded by the coding sequence ATGGCTAAAGACCAAGAGTACATAAGAAAGCCGGATTGGCTTAAAATCAAAATCAACACGAATAAATCCTACACCGGGCTGAAAAAGCTGATGAGGGAGAAGAAACTGAACACGGTTTGTGAGGAAGCACGCTGCCCGAATATTCACGAATGCTGGAGCGAACGTAAAACGGCAACCTTTATGATCCTTGGGGATACGTGCACACGCGGGTGCCGCTTCTGCGCGGTAAAAACCGGACTTCCGAACGAATTGGACTGGGGAGAGCCGGAACGCGTGGCTGAATCTGTCGAAATCATGGGACTGAAACACGTAGTGGTCACAGCTGTCGCCCGTGACGATCTGAATGACGGTGGTGCAGCCGTTTTCGCGGAAACGGTAAAAGCGATTCGCCGACGTGTCCCTGGATGCACGGTGGAAATCCTTCCTTCCGACATGAAAGGTGATTACGAGAGCCTTCACACACTTATGGCTGGAGAGCCGGACATCTTCAATCACAACATCGAAACCGTACGTCGACTTACTAAGAAAGTCCGCGCTCGTGCGATGTACGACCGTTCTCTGGAATTGCTGCGCCGCGTTAAGGAAATCCGCCCTAACACACCGACAAAATCAAGCATCATGGTCGGCCTCGGGGAAACGAAAGAAGAAATTATTCAAGCGATGGACGACCTGCTGGAAAACAATGTCGATATCATGACAATCGGCCAATATTTGCAGCCGACGAAAAAACACTTGAATGTGGAACGCTATTACCATCCGGATGAGTTCGAAGAGCTGAAACAAATCGCTCTGGATAAAGGCTTCCGACACTGTGAAGCCGGTCCGATGGTCCGTTCTTCTTACCACGCAGATGAACAAGTCAATTCCACATCCGCTCAGCGCCGAATCAAATACATGAAAGGCTATGAGTCTCAAGGAAAAGAATTGGATACAACAAACTTCTAA
- a CDS encoding lipoate--protein ligase family protein: METWYFVDSGHCTPAMNMALDEALMNWHRAGEIPPVLRFYGWAPAGLSVGYFQKVNGKIDMDGVKKHGYELVRRQTGGRAVLHDKELTYSVIVSEQHEAMPASVKEAYLVISKGLLEGFRNLGIQADFAVPEGKLGVTGSAVCFEEPSWYELIVEGKKAAGSAQTRKKGIILQHGSIPIDVDDVKLFDMFLYKNERVKERARKAFGDKAVAINQLLDKPVDFNETKHAFKSGFEKGMDITLEPFELSDDQWKTVEKIAAERYQSDEWNFSR, encoded by the coding sequence ATGGAAACATGGTACTTTGTCGATTCCGGTCACTGTACTCCTGCCATGAACATGGCACTGGATGAGGCTTTGATGAATTGGCACAGAGCCGGAGAAATTCCGCCTGTCCTCCGATTCTACGGCTGGGCCCCAGCCGGCTTATCCGTAGGGTACTTTCAGAAAGTGAACGGTAAGATAGACATGGATGGCGTGAAAAAACACGGCTACGAGCTTGTCCGTCGCCAAACCGGCGGCCGGGCTGTTCTGCACGACAAAGAACTGACATACAGTGTTATCGTCTCAGAACAACATGAAGCGATGCCGGCTTCCGTGAAAGAAGCCTATTTGGTAATTTCCAAAGGACTCCTAGAAGGGTTTCGTAACCTGGGGATCCAAGCTGATTTTGCTGTACCGGAAGGTAAACTTGGTGTGACAGGCTCTGCCGTATGTTTTGAAGAGCCGTCCTGGTATGAACTGATTGTAGAGGGAAAGAAAGCTGCTGGCAGTGCCCAGACACGCAAAAAGGGAATCATCCTGCAGCACGGATCGATCCCGATTGATGTAGATGATGTCAAGCTTTTCGATATGTTCCTATATAAAAATGAACGGGTGAAAGAACGCGCGCGAAAAGCATTCGGAGACAAAGCGGTTGCCATCAACCAACTGCTCGATAAGCCCGTTGATTTCAACGAGACAAAACATGCGTTTAAGAGTGGATTTGAAAAAGGGATGGACATAACGCTTGAACCTTTCGAACTCTCTGATGATCAATGGAAAACAGTAGAGAAAATCGCCGCAGAACGATATCAATCGGATGAGTGGAACTTTTCCCGATAA
- a CDS encoding PrkA family serine protein kinase, producing the protein MDILKKIQDHREHEEELKWEGTFAEYLDLLKERPYLAQSAHSRVYNMIKNAGVAEEHDHKRYKFFDEDIYGLDEAMEKLVEEYFHPAARRLDVRKRILLLMGPVSGGKSTLVNLLKRGMEEYTHTAEGAVFAIKGCPMHEDPLHLIPNHLRKEFQEEYGIRIEGSLSPLNTMRVETEYDGRIEDVQVERIFFSEDKRTGIGTFSPSDPKSQDIADLTGSIDFSTIAQFGSESDPRAYRFDGELNKANRGIMEFQEMLKCDEKFLWHLLSLTQEGNFKAGRFALISADELIIAHTNEAEYRSFIANKKNEALHSRMIVMPVPYNLKVSQEEKIYEKMIRESDIRDVHIAPHTLRVAAMFTILTRLKESKKASIDVLKKMRLYDGEILEGFSDVDVEELKKEHADEGMSGIDPRYVINRISSTIIKKELTSINALDVLRSLKDGLGSHASISSDDKERYLDFISLARKEYDEIAKKEVQKAFVYSYEESAVTLMDNYLDNVEAYCNKAKLRDPLTGEELNPDERLMRSIEEQIGVSENAKKAFREEILIRISAYARKGKKFDYQSHERLREAIQKKLFADLKDVVKITTSTKTPDEQQLKKINEVVATLVDEHGYNSSSANELLKYVGSLLNR; encoded by the coding sequence GTGGACATTTTAAAGAAAATACAAGACCACCGGGAACACGAAGAGGAACTCAAATGGGAAGGTACATTCGCAGAATATTTGGATCTATTGAAAGAACGTCCGTATTTAGCTCAATCCGCACATTCCCGCGTTTACAATATGATCAAGAATGCGGGGGTTGCAGAAGAACATGACCATAAGCGGTATAAATTCTTCGATGAGGATATTTATGGTCTTGATGAAGCGATGGAGAAACTGGTAGAGGAGTACTTCCACCCTGCGGCAAGGCGGTTGGATGTCAGGAAGCGGATCCTTTTATTAATGGGACCGGTCAGTGGTGGTAAATCGACGCTTGTCAACTTGTTGAAGCGGGGAATGGAAGAATACACCCATACAGCGGAAGGCGCGGTCTTTGCCATTAAAGGATGCCCGATGCATGAAGATCCCCTGCATTTAATACCTAACCATTTGAGGAAAGAATTCCAGGAGGAGTATGGAATTCGTATAGAGGGCAGTTTGTCACCTTTGAATACCATGCGGGTCGAGACAGAATATGACGGCCGGATTGAGGACGTTCAAGTAGAGCGTATCTTTTTCTCCGAAGATAAGCGTACAGGCATTGGAACATTCAGTCCATCTGATCCGAAATCTCAGGATATCGCCGATTTGACAGGATCGATCGACTTTTCTACTATCGCCCAGTTTGGTTCGGAATCGGACCCTCGTGCGTACCGGTTTGACGGGGAATTGAATAAAGCGAACCGCGGCATCATGGAATTCCAGGAGATGCTGAAGTGTGATGAGAAATTCCTGTGGCACCTGCTCAGTTTGACGCAGGAAGGGAATTTCAAAGCCGGTAGATTCGCGCTAATATCTGCAGATGAATTGATCATCGCCCATACGAACGAAGCGGAGTATCGGTCTTTCATTGCTAATAAGAAGAACGAAGCTCTCCACTCCCGTATGATCGTGATGCCGGTCCCTTATAACTTGAAAGTGAGTCAGGAAGAGAAAATCTATGAGAAGATGATCCGGGAAAGCGATATAAGAGACGTGCACATCGCACCACATACGCTGCGGGTTGCGGCGATGTTCACGATATTGACAAGGCTTAAGGAGTCGAAGAAAGCTTCCATTGATGTATTGAAGAAGATGCGTCTGTACGATGGAGAAATCCTGGAGGGCTTCAGTGATGTGGATGTCGAGGAGTTGAAGAAGGAGCATGCAGATGAGGGAATGAGCGGAATTGATCCTCGTTATGTCATTAACCGTATTTCATCCACCATCATCAAGAAGGAGTTGACTTCCATCAACGCGCTGGACGTTCTCCGGTCGTTGAAGGACGGCCTTGGAAGCCATGCCTCCATTTCCAGTGATGATAAGGAGCGTTACTTGGATTTCATATCCCTTGCACGGAAGGAATACGATGAGATCGCTAAGAAAGAAGTTCAGAAAGCGTTCGTCTATTCTTATGAAGAGTCAGCTGTCACTTTGATGGATAACTACCTGGATAATGTCGAAGCTTATTGCAACAAAGCAAAACTTCGTGACCCTCTGACAGGAGAGGAGTTGAATCCGGATGAACGTTTGATGCGTTCCATTGAAGAGCAGATCGGTGTTTCTGAAAACGCGAAGAAAGCGTTCCGGGAAGAAATCTTGATTCGTATCTCCGCCTATGCCCGTAAAGGGAAGAAGTTCGATTACCAATCTCATGAACGGCTTAGAGAAGCCATTCAGAAGAAGCTGTTTGCCGACTTGAAAGACGTAGTGAAAATTACGACGTCTACGAAAACACCGGATGAACAGCAGCTTAAGAAGATCAATGAAGTGGTGGCGACTCTCGTGGATGAGCATGGATACAACTCCAGCTCCGCTAATGAATTGCTTAAATATGTAGGAAGTCTTTTAAACCGATAA
- a CDS encoding Ppx/GppA family phosphatase, with product MPKKYYAIIDVGSNTMRLVIYRRDNGGRFREIENVKAVARLRSHLQDDGTLSNAGMDTLLRTLKGFSEVVLSYRLEELICVATATIRQAGNQEDIIRAVSDETGFDMRILTEQEEAYYGYLAVVNSTPVKEGITIDIGGGSTEVTYFKDRQLIDSHSFPFGALTLKQDFFADDLPSEEELGELRRYLLEQFGTLPWLKDRRVPVIGIGGGARNLVQIDQNMKEYPLAGLHQYRMKENDLAFIKNYLHTLSMEKLQKVEGLSKDRADIILPATEVFHCLYDRTAATSFILSRKGLRDGIFYEQLTKDMGTDVFPNVLEESIQELVSDYDLNLKQIHHVQHLAGDLFRALQEKGIGSLNKEDWLEVKRAGHVFNLGEYIDGESSSQHTFYLLANRTIDGLMHTDRLRLALLASFKNKTVFKQFLSPFKEWFLKEERKKLRLMGALLKLCYSLDSTRRQAVEKLEVEVTSEEVLLICHCKGAWMAEEYQAEKHKKHLEKSIKRSITMQFVEKR from the coding sequence ATGCCGAAGAAATATTATGCCATCATCGATGTCGGTTCCAATACCATGCGTCTGGTCATTTACAGGAGAGACAATGGCGGGCGTTTCCGTGAAATTGAAAACGTAAAGGCGGTGGCCCGCCTTAGAAGTCACCTGCAGGATGACGGTACTCTGTCCAACGCAGGTATGGATACCCTTTTAAGAACGTTGAAAGGATTCAGCGAGGTTGTTCTCTCCTATCGTCTGGAAGAGCTCATTTGTGTCGCTACGGCTACCATCCGTCAGGCTGGGAACCAGGAGGATATCATACGTGCTGTATCCGATGAGACAGGGTTTGATATGAGGATTCTTACAGAGCAGGAGGAAGCCTATTATGGTTACCTTGCTGTCGTTAATTCCACACCTGTCAAGGAAGGGATCACGATTGACATCGGAGGAGGCAGTACGGAAGTTACATATTTCAAAGACCGTCAGCTGATCGACTCTCACAGCTTCCCCTTCGGTGCCTTGACCTTAAAGCAGGATTTCTTTGCAGACGATCTTCCATCAGAAGAAGAGCTGGGAGAGCTCCGCAGGTATCTGCTTGAGCAGTTCGGCACGCTCCCATGGTTGAAGGACCGCCGTGTTCCTGTTATCGGAATCGGCGGAGGAGCCAGGAACCTTGTCCAAATCGACCAGAATATGAAGGAATACCCGCTTGCGGGACTGCATCAATACAGAATGAAGGAAAATGACCTTGCTTTCATTAAGAATTATCTGCACACCCTGTCTATGGAAAAACTGCAGAAAGTAGAAGGGTTATCGAAAGATCGTGCCGATATCATCTTACCGGCTACCGAGGTTTTTCACTGTCTATACGACCGGACAGCGGCGACCAGCTTTATCCTCAGCCGTAAAGGGTTGAGGGACGGAATCTTTTATGAACAGTTGACGAAAGATATGGGGACTGATGTGTTTCCGAATGTACTGGAAGAAAGCATCCAGGAACTCGTCAGTGACTATGACTTGAACCTTAAGCAGATTCATCATGTCCAGCACTTGGCTGGTGATCTCTTCCGTGCCCTTCAGGAGAAGGGAATCGGGTCTTTGAATAAGGAAGACTGGCTCGAAGTGAAACGTGCCGGCCACGTGTTTAATTTAGGAGAATATATTGACGGGGAATCGAGTTCTCAACACACTTTTTATCTGCTTGCGAATCGTACGATCGACGGACTGATGCATACGGACAGGCTGCGTCTCGCACTGCTCGCTTCTTTTAAAAATAAAACGGTGTTTAAACAGTTCCTGTCTCCTTTCAAGGAATGGTTTTTAAAAGAAGAACGGAAAAAACTCCGTCTGATGGGGGCACTTCTGAAATTATGCTACAGTCTCGACAGTACGAGGAGGCAGGCTGTGGAGAAGTTGGAAGTTGAGGTGACTTCGGAGGAAGTTCTGCTCATCTGCCATTGTAAAGGAGCGTGGATGGCGGAGGAATACCAGGCGGAAAAGCATAAAAAGCATTTGGAAAAGTCGATCAAGAGGTCTATTACGATGCAGTTTGTGGAAAAGAGATAA
- a CDS encoding RNA degradosome polyphosphate kinase, producing MSMEDEKAVLGRPDYYNNRELSWLAFNERVLAEALDLDNPLMERLKFLAIGSSNLDEFFMVRVAGLKDQVKAGFNKPENKAGLTPKQQLKRIADTNHRIVDRQYDSFRSMKAELKEEGINLMNMADLSNAEKALLEKYFDEEIFPVLTPMAVDAYRPFPMLLNKSINLAIVIRDVLDPEQSKKTAIVQVPSVLDRFIQLDHQTDYPFILLEEVIGHFIGKLFKGYEVESITEFRITRNADMTIHEEGARDLLKEIEKELKKRKWGAAVRLEVREGKYDENVIHFLRKVLEVEKADIYVNDGPLDLTFLFAFHGALEKEKEHLYYETLIPQPPKDLEGREDIFQAIEEKDIFLHHPYESFAPVVDFVSDAADDPYVLAIKQTLYRVSGDSPIIDALKRAAENGKQVTVLVELKARFDEENNVQWAKELEKAGCHVIYGMTYLKTHSKITLIVRKKEKKIERYVHLGTGNYNDQTASLYTDMGIFTADDPFGTDATDFFNYLSGYTEKPQFHYLSMAPFDIRNDFIRCIEQEIRFHEEYGNGRIIAKMNSLTDKYLIMKLYEASRAGVHIDLIVRGICCLRPGIQGVSQNIRVISIVGRLLEHSRIYYFHHHGQDKLFLSSADMMTRNMVKRVELLFPVVEPAIKLRLNKILSIMLSDNVKAREQRNDGSYVYVKRDHGQEQIDSQRLLYDMAYRVLEDEE from the coding sequence ATGTCCATGGAAGATGAGAAGGCGGTGCTGGGGCGGCCGGATTATTATAACAACCGTGAACTCAGCTGGCTCGCGTTTAATGAGAGGGTGCTCGCTGAGGCGCTCGATTTGGATAATCCCTTGATGGAACGGTTGAAATTTCTTGCCATCGGTTCCTCCAACCTGGACGAATTCTTCATGGTCCGCGTAGCGGGTCTGAAAGATCAGGTGAAGGCTGGTTTTAACAAACCGGAGAATAAAGCAGGTCTGACTCCAAAGCAGCAGTTAAAGAGGATTGCGGATACCAACCACCGGATCGTTGACAGGCAATACGACTCTTTCCGCTCTATGAAGGCGGAGCTGAAAGAGGAAGGGATCAACTTAATGAACATGGCGGACCTCTCCAATGCAGAAAAAGCGTTACTGGAAAAATATTTCGATGAAGAGATCTTTCCTGTTCTTACTCCAATGGCTGTAGATGCGTACCGGCCATTTCCCATGCTCTTGAATAAATCGATCAATCTGGCAATTGTCATACGAGATGTTCTGGATCCGGAACAATCTAAGAAAACAGCTATTGTCCAGGTGCCTTCGGTGCTCGACCGTTTCATTCAACTGGATCATCAGACAGACTATCCGTTTATTCTCCTCGAAGAAGTCATCGGTCACTTCATCGGAAAGCTCTTCAAAGGGTATGAAGTAGAATCGATAACGGAATTCAGAATAACGAGAAATGCTGATATGACCATTCACGAAGAAGGTGCTCGTGATCTACTGAAAGAAATTGAGAAAGAATTAAAAAAGAGGAAATGGGGAGCTGCCGTCCGTCTGGAAGTCCGGGAAGGCAAATATGATGAGAATGTTATCCATTTTCTCCGTAAGGTATTGGAAGTAGAAAAAGCCGATATTTATGTGAATGACGGACCTTTGGATCTTACTTTTTTGTTCGCGTTCCATGGTGCTTTGGAGAAAGAAAAGGAGCATTTATACTATGAAACATTGATTCCCCAGCCCCCGAAGGATCTGGAAGGAAGAGAAGATATCTTTCAAGCGATCGAGGAGAAGGATATCTTCCTCCATCATCCGTACGAATCATTCGCGCCGGTCGTCGACTTTGTTTCCGACGCAGCGGATGACCCATACGTCCTTGCGATCAAGCAGACGCTCTACCGGGTGAGCGGCGACTCTCCCATTATCGATGCTTTGAAACGAGCAGCAGAAAACGGCAAGCAAGTGACGGTGTTAGTGGAGCTGAAGGCCCGGTTTGACGAAGAAAACAACGTTCAATGGGCAAAAGAATTGGAAAAGGCAGGCTGTCATGTCATTTACGGGATGACATACCTCAAGACCCACAGCAAAATTACTCTCATCGTCCGGAAGAAAGAAAAAAAGATTGAGCGGTACGTGCATTTAGGCACAGGGAACTATAATGACCAGACGGCATCGTTATACACCGATATGGGCATCTTCACCGCTGACGATCCATTCGGAACGGATGCGACCGATTTCTTCAATTATTTGAGCGGCTACACAGAAAAACCGCAATTTCATTATCTTTCCATGGCTCCGTTCGATATCCGTAATGATTTTATCCGCTGCATAGAACAGGAAATCCGTTTTCATGAAGAATATGGGAACGGCCGGATCATTGCAAAGATGAATTCACTGACGGATAAGTATTTGATTATGAAGCTCTATGAAGCTTCCCGAGCGGGCGTTCACATCGATCTGATCGTCCGCGGCATCTGCTGTCTGCGTCCGGGTATCCAAGGGGTGAGTCAGAACATCCGTGTCATCAGTATTGTCGGACGGCTTCTTGAGCACAGCCGGATCTATTATTTCCACCACCACGGACAGGATAAACTCTTTCTGTCTTCTGCAGATATGATGACAAGGAACATGGTCAAACGGGTGGAACTCCTGTTTCCTGTGGTTGAACCTGCGATTAAGCTCAGGCTGAATAAGATTCTGTCTATCATGCTTAGCGATAATGTGAAGGCGAGGGAGCAGAGGAACGACGGCAGTTATGTATATGTGAAGCGGGACCACGGGCAGGAGCAGATTGACAGCCAGCGGCTTCTGTATGACATGGCTTACCGCGTGCTGGAAGATGAAGAATGA